One segment of Neobacillus endophyticus DNA contains the following:
- a CDS encoding CPBP family intramembrane glutamic endopeptidase, with amino-acid sequence MTKNKTIVLKIIGLEFLLMFFYVANGATVSITKPSNPVLQFIGLVPLAFGIFIYLLTRNNWRYYFFDHKIAFTKNSVLLLFPLLIVLMVIITGNKGLNTSSISNLLLMFIMQFFTVGFIEETFFRGFMLRILLPKGVKKAVILSSFLFGITHLLQLIGGQSIEATILQIIYAFLVGLALSMLILNNQSIIIAIIFHSLNDFLNFMGHIQGPVTYDYIIVAILFFYSLFLWRRTIIKENLRQNIDLTV; translated from the coding sequence ATGACAAAAAACAAAACTATCGTTTTAAAAATCATAGGATTGGAATTTTTATTAATGTTTTTTTATGTGGCGAATGGTGCCACTGTATCTATTACAAAACCTTCTAACCCAGTATTACAGTTTATTGGACTTGTTCCGCTTGCATTTGGTATTTTTATATACCTTCTTACGAGGAATAATTGGAGGTATTATTTTTTCGATCATAAGATAGCATTCACGAAAAATAGTGTTTTATTGCTTTTCCCATTGTTGATTGTTTTAATGGTTATAATAACTGGAAACAAAGGATTAAATACTTCATCAATATCTAATTTATTATTAATGTTTATTATGCAATTTTTTACGGTTGGATTTATTGAAGAAACTTTCTTTCGTGGATTTATGCTTAGAATATTACTTCCAAAAGGCGTAAAAAAGGCTGTTATACTATCAAGTTTTCTATTTGGTATAACTCATTTATTACAGCTGATCGGAGGACAATCCATCGAGGCAACTATTTTACAAATCATCTACGCATTTTTAGTGGGCCTTGCCCTTTCCATGCTTATTTTAAATAACCAATCCATTATTATAGCGATCATTTTTCATTCATTAAATGACTTTCTTAATTTTATGGGGCATATTCAAGGACCCGTTACTTATGATTACATTATTGTTGCGATTTTATTTTTCTATTCCCTATTCTTATGGCGCCGGACAATTATAAAAGAAAACTTAAGACAAAATATAGATTTAACAGTCTAA